The Alnus glutinosa chromosome 8, dhAlnGlut1.1, whole genome shotgun sequence DNA segment AGATTTAATCCACCAAACACATCTTTAGATTCAATTAGGGATTTATACATCCCTTGTACTGAGATGGACAATAAATGTGTAagaaaatgaaaccaaataTTTATCAAGCACGtaaaatatgttaaattataatgagttccaacatgtaaaatatttaaattaaacggGAATTAATTGTGGAGTCAGGATTCGAACTCATAACCTCTGACTcagataccatgttaaattatcaattaacttaaaagtttaacatgatagaaaataataaatttaatcatttaattaatactttaacaaaatataatatttttcaaagattatttctttttttctttttatctaacACTTTGTGTTCTTCACCGGTTCTTTGGCTGTGACTTTTGTAAGCTTGTGTAATCTCACATAGCAAAATGGAAGTGGTGACTTCGGTTGTTGGTGGAGTAGTAGTAGCAACTGGCCGGGTTCTTTGTGGCTCTATTTATTCTATGATCAAGGACACAGTCAAATTCCAATCAAACCTTGACACTTTGAAAAAGGAGATGAAAGGCCTCTTGGCTGTGAAAgataaagtgaaaaatgaaacagAAATAGCTGAGCAAGAAGGAAAAGTATTGAGACCACCAGTTACAAAGTGGCTTGAGGAGGTTGAAAAGCTTATGCTTAAAGTCAATCAGATTCAAACGGTAAAGCTTTCTCGACGGTCCTTAAATTGCAGTAAACGGTATAGAATAAGCAGAGAAGTGGCAAAAAAACTCAAAGAGATAGAAGACCTCCTAAGAGCTGGGAGTTCACATTCTGGTGTTGTGGCTGTGAATCATTCAATACCCAGAGCAGTGGAGCACATTCCTGGACCAACAATTCAAGATCAAACAACAGCATCAAAGACTTTAGACAAAATTATGACTTTGTTATCTGATGATGGAGTCCAGAGGATCGGTATTTGGGGAATGGGAGGAGTAGGCAAGACTACTTTGGTAAGAAACTTGAACAATAAGCTCAAGAGTATTTCTTCAATGCAGCCTTTTGGCATCGTCATATGGGTTACTGTTTCCAAGAATTTGGACATGAAAAAGGTCCAGACACAAATAGCTGAGAGAATGAATTTGGAAACAAAAATGGGAGAAAGCCTGGAGAGATTGGCTATTCGACTTTATCAAAGActtgagaaggaagaaaaatttcTGCTCATTCTAGATGATGTCTGGGAGAAAATTGATTTAGACAAGTTGGGTGTCCCACAACCTGAAAATCATAATGGTTCTAAGATCATATTGACATCTCGATCTTTGGATGTTTGTAGGGACATGATGACCGATGTTGAAGTTAGAGTGGAAGTTTTAAATGATGACGAAGCTTGGCGATTGTTTAGTGAAAATGCAGGGAATGTGGTTAGTTTGGAACACATTGGACCAATTGCAAAAGAAATTGTTAGAGAATGTGGCGGATTGCCTTTGGCCCTCGTCACCATGGGAGCTGCTATGAGAAAAAAGACAAAGGTCGAACAGTGGAAGCATGCCTTAAATGAATTGCAAAGACCAGTGTCTTGTCCACCACACATCGAGTATAAGATCTATAATCCATTGAAGTGGAGTTATGACTCATTAgaagatgaaaaaataaaatactgtTACCTATATTGCTCTTTGTTTCCCGAGGATTTCTCGATTGCAATAAGTGAACTCGCACAGTGCTGGCTCGCAGAAGGTTTGCTAGTTGAGGAAGAAAACTATGAGGATTCATTCAATAGAGTAATTGTTTTGATTGAAAATCTGAAGGATTCTTGTTTGTTGGAAGAAGGTGCTCGTGAGGACACTGTAAAGATGCATGACGTTGTTCGTGATGTTGCTATATGGATTGCGTCGTCTGAAGATGGATGTAAATCCCTTGTTCATTCAGGGATTGGCTTGAGCGAGATGTCAGTTGACAAGTTATCATATTCTCCCAAAAGAGTTTCGTTCATGAATAACAAGATAAGAAGGCTGCCAGATTGCGTGGTACAATGTTCAGAGGCCTCCACTTTGCTACTACAAGGTAATCTTCTCCTTGATAGAGTTCCTGAGAGATTCTTGCAAGGATTTGAAGCACTCAGGATCCTCAATATGAGTGGAACCCCCATCCACTCATTGCCTCCTTCTCTACTTCAACTTGGTGAACTACGTGCTCTTCTTTTAGGGGGTTGCTTCTTTCTAGAAGAGTTACCCCCATTGGAAGGGCTTAGTAGACTTCAAGTGCTTGACCTCTCTGCCACTCGTATTAGAGAATTGCCAAGAGGGATGGAAAACTTGAGCAACTTGAAGCAACTGAACCTATCTCGCACTTACTGCCTAAAAACCATTCAAGCTGGAATTATATCTCGGTTGTCTTGTTTAGAGGTTCTAGATCTGACGCAGAGTGGTTACTGTTTTAGTGTGAAGAGAGATGCACAAAAAGAAATGGCATGTTTTGAAGAGCTAAAATGCCATGAGCGATTACTTGCTGTCTATATCAGATTGGAGAGAATCCCATATCTCAGCGACGAAGAACATTCCTGGATAGATAGATTAAGACAATTGCACTTTTCGATTGGCCCAATGGGGAACTTCCTAGCAACTAGACATGAAAAAAGGGCGGTGTCTCTCCGGTGTCTTGATCTTTGTTTAGAAGAACGAATTGGGCCATTGTTCAGTCATGCAAGTTCTCTCAACTTAAGTAATTGTTTAGGACTAAGTGATGCGCTAGAAGACATGATCATTAACAGTGTTGGCTGCTTTGCTGGTTTAAAATCTCTTACTATTGAGAGCCATAGCGGCAGTGTATGGCAAGGAGGATGTGCTGCCCAGTATGATCTACTACCAAACCTAGAGGAACTTTATCTCCTAGACCTGAATTACGGAGAAAGCATTTCACAACTGCTTGGCCATCTGGGTCTGAGATTTCGTAGACTAAAATTAATACAAGTGCAGCAGTGTTATAAAATGAAATATCTTCTTTCCTGCGGTGGCTTCATTCACGCCCTGCCAAACCTAGAAGTAATCAAGGTACGGTACTGTCCTAGATTAGGTGAGCTCTTTACTTATTATTCCATGCAAAATATCCATCCAGATCCTGTTGTTCCAAACCTACGGATATTGGAATTGGAGCGCCTTCCCAAATTAAGGACTCTTTGCCGAGATCAAGAGACATGGCTGCTTATAGAGCAAGTTTATGTGTCCGAGTGCAATCTTCTTAGGAAGCTGCCTCTTACTGACCAAAATGCAGAAAACATGAAAGAAATAAGAGGAGAATCAGGATGGTGGAACGCATTGCAGTGGCGTGATGACACAACCAAATCAAGTCTGCagccttattttattttcatccaATTTGAGGCATAGCTAATATCATGTATAAGCAAAAGCCAATCTAAAGCAATCTGGAGTTCTTCCATGACTTGGTTTAGCTGGTTTTTCACCTTTTGAAGTTCGTCCTTTTCTTTTGCTAGAGCATCCACAGTTTCTGTTATTAGTTTCACCTCGTGAATAAGCTTTCTAACACACAAGCCTCTGTAAATTATGAATTTGGAGAATTAAATAAGAATATCAATCTTTTCGAGTTTAGGTTGGAACAAATTCTGTCCATAGACCAAATACTACATTAGATTGCTTCAGAGAATGGCGGTGGGTTTTCTCATTCACTCTTGCAAAATTTGAGGTACCCAGGAAGGAGAAGCTGCGTTGGTCGAAATGGGTTTAAGGAGTACACTTTCAGAGATGGATTTAGGTTGAAAAGAGATGTTCCCCTACCCCTTAAACGGCGTCAAAAACTAATCTTAAGCAAACGGTTCAAAGAGAAGGATTTCACCCTGCCATAGCTATCACAAGTACAGCTACAAAGAACCATTCATCCAAATGGATGCAGTTCACCAAGTAGAATCAAATAAATGCTTGCTAAATATTCCAGCAGTTAATCAAACAATTGATACTTTTGCACAATTGATGACTACTTTTGCACTTTGCCTAAATCCAAGTAGCAGCAAACCTTTTTCCCTTGATACACCATGTCAGAACGGGAAGAAATCGACAAAAACAATTATTGCAGAAACGAAATATGAATCCACAACAATCAATTACTCTGGCATTTTGTCTCAACAAAATGGCAAGAGTTGTAGTAGAACAAATTTGAattaatagaataaagaaacaGTGAGAAAGAGTTATTACATGATCTATTATTTACATATCATAActgattattgaaaatatataGTTTGTTATTTACAAAGTCAACAGTAGATGAAACCCCAACAGCATAGTATTGACAATTCTGCATCACACTATTTTCTAAATTTCCACCCACTATATTAAAACTGTTAATGAACCCCACAGGAGAATGAAAGAATACCTACACACctgaggaaaaagaaaggacATTAATCCAAATATGaccaaagaaaattacaaaaaggaTCTAgaatgaaaacaaaatatttgcaaaTGCACTACACTCATGAAATGCTGATTGGTTTCTTAACCTCTCCCCATCTCTCAAAGGCCCTAAATAATGGCTCAAAAATAAAAGGATCAAGAGATACAGGACAATCCAGGCCGACAAGGCCATCTACTACGTATATATTTGGCTTATGCCTCAAATTCAGACCAAACTATGTCCAAAAATAAGCATTGCCACAGGCAATAACAAGTCTGCATCTACAGTGTCCTAATGTCCACAGAGTGGTGACCAACAAGATAACATGGCACAGGAAGTCACTGCATGAAGAAGTTCAATTAAATTCAAGTACTTACAAAGAACAGAACAGTGAGGAGAAAAAGAGTCCCAATATAAATAAGCACGAGAATCTTATAACATGCGAGCTTCATTTGACAGTAACTATATACTGAGTCAGAAAAAAGAGTTCCTCCAAGGTAAGGCTACTATGTATACCCACCCCTGTCAGGTAAATAAGTGTCAGTGTCTTAACAATGAGAGCTTCATTTGGCAGAAACTAAATACTAAGTCATTACAGAACAAGCTGACATGAGAAATCCTCCCATCCGCCTGAATTACAGACCTTGAGTGACACAATAAAAAGAGATCACTGTTTGGAAATTCTAGGAAAGGTGATCTCTGTTTTAATTTGAGATGAAAATCTAAAGGTCAAGTGTGAAAAGCATGTGTATACCAAAGTGTGCAAATAGCATTCTTGTACTAACATAGCCAATAGCATACAAACACAAATATTTATGTTTCAAACAGCTAAAGTATCACTTTCTAAAGTGCTTACTAATAGAGTAAATACATAACTGTTTCATTCAGTGTGAGTAACCGATTTAAACCAGTAAAGAA contains these protein-coding regions:
- the LOC133875172 gene encoding disease resistance protein At4g27190-like isoform X2, with amino-acid sequence MEVVTSVVGGVVVATGRVLCGSIYSMIKDTVKFQSNLDTLKKEMKGLLAVKDKVKNETEIAEQEGKVLRPPVTKWLEEVEKLMLKVNQIQTVKLSRRSLNCSKRYRISREVAKKLKEIEDLLRAGSSHSGVVAVNHSIPRAVEHIPGPTIQDQTTASKTLDKIMTLLSDDGVQRIGIWGMGGVGKTTLVRNLNNKLKSISSMQPFGIVIWVTVSKNLDMKKVQTQIAERMNLETKMGESLERLAIRLYQRLEKEEKFLLILDDVWEKIDLDKLGVPQPENHNGSKIILTSRSLDVCRDMMTDVEVRVEVLNDDEAWRLFSENAGNVVSLEHIGPIAKEIVRECGGLPLALVTMGAAMRKKTKVEQWKHALNELQRPVSCPPHIEYKIYNPLKWSYDSLEDEKIKYCYLYCSLFPEDFSIAISELAQCWLAEGLLVEEENYEDSFNRVIVLIENLKDSCLLEEGAREDTVKMHDVVRDVAIWIASSEDGCKSLVHSGIGLSEMSVDKLSYSPKRVSFMNNKIRRLPDCVVQCSEASTLLLQGNLLLDRVPERFLQGFEALRILNMSGTPIHSLPPSLLQLGELRALLLGGCFFLEELPPLEGLSRLQVLDLSATRIRELPRGMENLSNLKQLNLSRTYCLKTIQAGIISRLSCLEVLDLTQSGYCFSVKRDAQKEMACFEELKCHERLLAVYIRLERIPYLSDEEHSWIDRLRQLHFSIGPMGNFLATRHEKRAVSLRCLDLCLEERIGPLFSHASSLNLSNCLGLSDALEDMIINSVGCFAGLKSLTIESHSGSVWQGGCAAQYDLLPNLEELYLLDLNYGESISQLLGHLGLRFRRLKLIQVQQCYKMKYLLSCGGFIHALPNLEVIKVRYCPRLGELFTYYSMQNIHPDPVVPNLRILELERLPKLRTLCRDQETWLLIEQVYVSECNLLRKLPLTDQNAENMKEIRGESGWWNALQWRDDTTKSSLQPYFIFIQFEA